The Salvia miltiorrhiza cultivar Shanhuang (shh) chromosome 1, IMPLAD_Smil_shh, whole genome shotgun sequence genome has a window encoding:
- the LOC131005924 gene encoding protein phosphatase 2C 37-like, giving the protein MAGMCCEVNLAETETSAPVQPTSRSARRRRMEIHQFKFVPTDSAVAPPLDGRGKRKRQRCDAVVPVLPPRECEVAARSCEKLNKLAGEVEPEAKQLRVSASAVATEAEVAPDFPKFGMTSVCGRRRDMEDAVAIHPSFSGLSPNFPSGMHFFGVYDGHGCSHVATKCRDRMHEIVKDELQTGGSSSWERVMCESFSKMDKEVGDCSSGRDSTCCVSACRCELQTPQCDAVGSTAVVAVVTPDKIVVSNCGDSRAVLCRNGVAIPLSVDHKPDRPDELNRIQEAGGRVIFWDGPRVLGVLAMSRAIGDNYLKPFVISEPEVTITERAAEDECLILASDGLWDVVSNDTACGVARMCLQSRNPPSPPRSPGNDMSVTAAGESSDKGCSDASILLTKLALARHSTDNVSVVVVDLRKSP; this is encoded by the exons ATGGCTGGAATGTGCTGTGAAGTGAATCTCGCTGAGACGGAGACGTCTGCACCGGTGCAGCCGACCTCGAGGTCCGCCAGGAGGAGGAGGATGGAAATCCATCAGTTCAAGTTCGTCCCCACCGATTCCGCGGTGGCGCCGCCGCTCGACGGCCGCGGGaagaggaagcgccagagatGCGATGCCGTTGTTCCGGTTTTGCCGCCTAGAGAGTGCGAGGTCGCCGCTCGGAGCTGTGAGAAGTTGAATAAGCTCGCCGGTGAGGTGGAGCCGGAGGCGAAGCAGTTACGTGTATCGGCGTCGGCGGTGGCAACTGAGGCTGAGGTGGCTCCGGATTTTCCGAAGTTCGGGATGACCTCCGTGTGTGGACGGAGAAGAGATATGGAAGACGCTGTTGCAATTCACCCCTCTTTTAGCGGCCTAAGCCCTAATTTCCCCAGCGGGATGCATTTCTTTGGCGTCTACGACGGCCACGGCTGCTCGCAT GTCGCAACGAAGTGCCGAGATAGGATGCACGAGATCGTGAAAGACGAGCTCCAAACCGGAGGCTCGTCGTCGTGGGAGCGAGTCATGTGCGAGAGCTTCTCGAAAATGGATAAGGAAGTCGGCGACTGTAGCAGCGGCCGTGACAGCACCTGCTGCGTCTCCGCCTGCCGCTGCGAGCTCCAGACTCCGCAGTGCGACGCCGTCGGCTCCACCGCCGTCGTCGCCGTCGTCACCCCCGACAAGATCGTCGTGTCGAATTGCGGTGATTCCCGCGCCGTGCTGTGCCGCAATGGCGTCGCGATTCCCCTCTCCGTCGATCATAAG CCGGACCGGCCAGATGAGCTGAACCGGATCCAAGAAGCCGGCGGCCGAGTCATTTTCTGGGACGGCCCTCGAGTTCTCGGAGTCCTGGCCATGTCCCGCGCAATTG GCGATAATTACTTGAAGCCGTTCGTGATATCGGAGCCGGAGGTGACGATCACGGAGCGGGCGGCGGAGGACGAGTGCCTGATCCTGGCGAGCGACGGGCTGTGGGACGTGGTGTCGAACGACACGGCGTGCGGGGTGGCGCGCATGTGCCTGCAGTCGCGGAatccgccgtcgccgccgaGATCGCCGGGGAACGACATGAGCGTGACGGCGGCGGGGGAGAGCTCCGACAAGGGCTGCTCCGACGCGTCGATTCTGCTCACGAAGCTGGCGCTGGCCCGCCACAGCACCGATAATGTGAGCGTAGTGGTGGTGGATTTGAGGAAGAGCCCTTGA